The proteins below come from a single Pichia kudriavzevii chromosome 2, complete sequence genomic window:
- a CDS encoding uncharacterized protein (PKUD0B02780; Pfam Domains: GATA(4.5e-17)), which translates to MNVPENTSSIVPVKLLKQELLNEMANNSNTSLEIFKMFNSNNNLLPRNERILNLSWRMNSINRISKPRRRSTGQHSRTISNSSSNYKNITLLNSFNNNDHLLEVSKPMDSHSEKSDHVEFDYIEHIRRISKEEYGIDVDQGKDEDYEMNFLKEVHSPVTAHSLSVSSTTNSVFSYNNQQQFPTSSNSTQKQNSSMKKLSTTSTPATSTESRNNHTTSVLKEDFSIDNYLNLEENFTELISGTKQEDNLNSYLDSDLSNYINNLEFSINGSNGETDTIKKGSVSSINTFSLSSNATPMTISTSPDFMQLQHLTSKAPPVAPQVTKIDSMSTLNSSQPICENCFTTTTPLWRKTSDNRLLCNACGLFFKLHGVIRPPTNNPHYHQRNLQASPSKNCDNNLKPFPLSNEVSPFTNPLLSTKRRSSNNSLNNHRVPAKTEALSADLDWLKFEL; encoded by the coding sequence ATGAACGTTCCGGAAAACACCTCCTCTATTGTTCCTGTTAAGCTCCTAAAGCAGGAGTTACTTAATGAAATGGCAAATAATTCAAACACTTCTTTAGAAATTTTTAAAATGTTCAATAGTAACAACAACCTCCTACCTAGAAATGAGAGAATTTTAAATTTGTCCTGGAGGATGAACAGTATCAATAGGATTTCGAAACCTAGAAGGAGGTCTACCGGTCAGCATTCACGTACtatatcaaattcaagttctAATTATAAGAACATCACGCTACTCAAcagtttcaacaacaatgatCATCTTTTGGAAGTCTCCAAACCAATGGATTCTCATTCTGAGAAGAGTGACCATGTGGAATTTGATTATATCGAACATATACGCAGAATATCAAAGGAAGAGTATGGCATTGACGTTGATCAGGGcaaagatgaagattatGAAATGAACTTCCTGAAAGAAGTGCATTCTCCTGTTACAGCCCATTCGTTGTCTGTTTCATCTACAACAAATTCAGTTTTCTCCTATAATaaccaacaacaatttccaacttcttcaaactcGACCCAAAAGCAAAACTCCTccatgaaaaaattatcaaCTACATCAACACCCGCAACATCAACAGAGAGTAGAAATAATCATACAACGAGTGTATTAAAAGAAGATTTCAGTATAGATAACTATTTGAACTTGGAAGAAAATTTTACCGAGTTGATTAGTGGAACAAAGCAGGAAGACAATTTAAATAGTTACCTGGATTCCGATTTGTCAAATTATATTAATAATCTAGAATTCTCAATAAATGGCTCAAATGGTGAAACTGATACCATTAAAAAGGGATCagtatcatcaataaacaCTTTCAGTTTGAGCAGCAATGCAACGCCAATGACAATTTCAACGTCGCCTGATTTCATGCAGTTGCAACATTTGACGTCAAAGGCGCCGCCTGTTGCACCGCAAGTAACAAAAATAGATTCAATGTCGACCCTTAACTCATCGCAACCCATTTGCGAAAACTGTTtcacaacaacaactccaTTGTGGCGGAAAACCAGTGATAACAGACTGTTGTGTAATGCATGTGGTTTATTCTTTAAACTACATGGCGTCATTAGGCCTCCCACAAACAATCCACATTatcatcaaagaaatctACAAGCATCGCCTTCCAAGAATTGCGACAATAATTTAAAGCCATTCCCCCTATCCAATGAGGTGAGTCCTTTTACAAACCCATTATTATCAACTAAAAGGAGAAGTTCAAACAACTCCCTTAATAATCACAGGGTGCCTGCTAAAACTGAAGCGCTATCTGCTGACCTCGATTGGCTGAAGTTTGAACTTTAA
- a CDS encoding uncharacterized protein (PKUD0B02785), which yields MRSLPQPRYSRRRTLQRIFRSVVNLFSTGYVSDSSAFTHHTVLDRSSHKTRIRRSRVTGRPTPRHTVVSKLGNKLVSELIEDETIIANIVTNEFGSFATKIGHGGITAANDVNRNAKKGWLSLWKRGKHVDLGIF from the coding sequence ATGAGATCCCTTCCGCAGCCCAGGTACTCAAGAAGGCGGACACTTCAGAGAATATTCAGGTCAGTAGTCAACCTATTCAGTACAGGCTACGTTTCAGATTCATCTGCATTTACACATCATACTGTACTTGACAGATCCTCTCATAAGACAAGGATCAGAAGATCGAGAGTTACTGGGCGTCCAACTCCGAGGCATACCGTGGTGAGTAAACTTGGTAACAAGCTAGTTTCTGAATTAATTGAAGACGAAACCATCATTGCTAATATCGTCACGAATGAATTCGGGAGTTTTGCTACCAAGATTGGACATGGTGGTATAACGGCTGCTAATGATGTAAACAGAAATGCCAAAAAGGGTTGGCTCAGTCTGTGGAAGAGAGGCAAACATGTAGATTTAGGAATTTTTTAG
- a CDS encoding uncharacterized protein (PKUD0B02790; similar to Saccharomyces cerevisiae YMR214W (SCJ1); ancestral locus Anc_8.730), protein MNINFLNHLSQIRLVIPSTMVHNPISILVLLLSLLTIVLAGEDYYKILGVDRNADEKEIRNAYRQLSKKYHPDKNPGDENAQHKFMEISNAYDTLMDEEKRRIYDQYGEEGLQGGAGNHRGGGGGGGGGFGGDPFAQFFGGGFRRGPQRAPDVTSEITFTLRDFYNGKNVDIQINMVGKCEKCNGSGSSDKSRTQCTQCGGHGRLVQRMNLGNGMIQQFEVPCPKCNGEGHIIKNKCRTCHGQGVHNQVKTFNVHLNPGTPRNYVEVFSGQGQAQPRMEPGDLRLQLKEDKTDNDGYRRVGSNLYRTEALTLKEALLGGWEIKIPFFDQYDPFLTLSRKKGVMVQNGEVEVIKGKGMPIFHGNDEYGDLFIEYVVVFPTNSKKLKQLHDEL, encoded by the coding sequence ATGAACATAAACTTTTTAAATCACCTCTCTCAAATAAGATTAGTAATCCCAAGTACAATGGTCCATAACCCAATAAGTATACTTGTGCTTCTACTCTCGTTGCTGACAATTGTGTTAGCGGGGGAGGATTATTATAAAATCCTTGGAGTTGATAGAAATGCGGACGAAAAAGAGATTAGAAATGCATATCGTCAGTTAAGTAAGAAATATCATCCTGACAAAAATCCAGGGGACGAAAATGCACAGCATAAATTTATGGAGATTTCTAATGCCTATGATACTCTAATGGATGAAGAGAAAAGGAGAATATATGATCAGTATGGTGAGGAAGGTCTGCAAGGTGGTGCTGGGAACCATAGAGGAGGCGGAGGTGGCGGAGGTGGCGGTTTTGGTGGGGATCCTTTTGCACAGTTCTTTGGAGGAGGGTTCAGGCGTGGACCTCAAAGAGCACCAGATGTCACTTCAGAGATAACATTCACGTTAAGGGATTTTTATAATGGTAAGAATGTCGACATCCAAATCAACATGGTTGGTAAATGTGAAAAGTGTAATGGCTCAGGATCGTCAGATAAGAGTAGAACCCAATGTACACAATGTGGAGGGCATGGTAGATTGGTACAGAGAATGAATTTAGGTAATGGGATGATTCAGCAATTTGAAGTTCCATGTCCAAAATGTAATGGTGAAGGTcacatcatcaaaaacaagTGTAGAACCTGTCATGGTCAAGGAGTGCATAACCAGGTAAAAACTTTCAACGTGCATCTCAATCCAGGCACTCCAAGAAATTACGTTGAGGTTTTCTCAGGTCAAGGACAAGCACAGCCACGAATGGAACCTGGTGATTTACGTTTACAGTTGAAGGAAGACAAGACAGATAATGATGGCTATCGTAGGGTTGGCAGTAATTTATATAGAACAGAGGCATTGACGTTGAAGGAAGCGTTATTGGGAGGATGGGAAATTAAAATACCATTTTTTGATCAATACGATCCTTTTTTGACACTatcaagaaagaaaggGGTAATGGTCCAAAATGGTGAAGTGGAAGTTATTAAAGGTAAAGGTATGCCCATATTCCATGGTAATGATGAGTACGGTGACTTATTCATTGAATATGTGGTTGTTTTTCctacaaattcaaaaaagttgaagcaACTACATGACGAGCTATAA
- a CDS encoding uncharacterized protein (PKUD0B02800) codes for MMEKHDIDISESLKTLNLKLKELDKKIQSYSSGSSRKGPSGVSKGETLMTPNSHPKQFSRHDINETVEVCNQLWVVNGLIDDYKQSTNFTDKLKSFYRLQKKIDQIKSGYMPQSEVSQVKIFGELDNLLISYQTELNDTSNHKFQEYFNIREYPDIKIFPEVDGVLMNEFFKLTRGLLSVKINEHFNIAKIFNNLLNTAFDKFDDGFVVEMEKNVLHFEKSEYSFFGLVNSVQQVICFIDYTASLICDIPEYSNFRYILGKTILRELRRRMFDRKNVYLLIVEKLGYDDDDDNGNKYKVTMEQSSIAVLYKIASQLSTEGWSTDGICDLEFWIDDLITSWVDNLVDGTVDEFKILVLRLIHKEFEGELNENNLITVEIGDDYGKESAALNGQSITNEWNNDWGKHDVWEADGDKDGDGDCTDKKEVEGKLDQSDLGLELEDDGGWDVDEELDLDSISEASQKGKAKIDDDDWGAWEEEVDLELDDATSRNLNKTTFKYSPLVLHLLKVIERYMMNYTSLKELGVSEDQVEDSKALFKQGLKKLCTSYFMMIESQLFTTYKNSVLFYNDFNKLLEECGRVYDIDFTNCHKMNLSFINEYVNDKILLLVKVLDDYALTIWNDDELDNGEKLEGYSKEFLIRFNSQFDEVFFELSKLSHLNKQLVVNTLITITFQVSNNICNRITCRKDISSFESNILSNIIDSITQQLEQKVNTMGIKAEGIQSWTKLQQIKLVLSANLKGILDDFYDAKFYELETHELVSLIKSLFVESPQRTRTITEIQSARETQT; via the coding sequence ATGATGGAGAAACATGACATAGATATAAGtgaaagtttgaaaacCTTGAACCTTAAACTAAAGGAACtagataaaaaaatacaaagttATTCTTCAGGTTCAAGCCGCAAAGGTCCCTCTGGCGTTTCAAAAGGAGAGACTCTGATGACACCTAACTCACACCCCAAGCAGTTTTCGAGACATGATATAAATGAAACAGTTGAAGTATGCAATCAGTTGTGGGTTGTTAATGGTCTAATTGACGATTATAAACAATCAACAAACTTTACTGACAAGctgaaaagtttttatagacttcaaaagaaaattgatCAGATTAAATCAGGATACATGCCTCAAAGCGAAGTATCTCAAGTGAAAATATTTGGTGAGTTGGATAACCTATTAATCAGTTATCAAACAGAGCTGAACGATACCTCGAATCACAAATTTCAAGAGTATTTTAACATTAGAGAATATCCTGACATTAAAATCTTCCCAGAAGTTGATGGTGTTCTGATGaatgagtttttcaagttgaCTCGTGGATTATTAAGtgtaaaaataaatgaGCACTTTAATATTGCTAAGATTTTTAACAATCTATTGAACACAgcttttgataaattcgACGATGggtttgttgttgaaatggaaaaaaatgttttacactttgaaaaatctgaGTATAGTTTTTTTGGGTTAGTGAACTCTGTTCAGCAAGTAATAtgtttcattgattatACAGCTTCACTAATCTGCGACATACCTGAGTATTCGAACTTCAGATATATTTTGGGTAAAACTATATTGAGGGAGTTGAGGCGTAGGATGTTTGACAGAAAAAATGTCTATTTGTTAATTGTCGAAAAGCTTGGctatgatgatgatgatgataatggtAATAAATATAAGGTCACTATGGAGCAGTCGAGTATAGCCGTACTCTATAAGATTGCTTCTCAACTATCAACAGAAGGTTGGTCTACTGACGGAATCTGtgatttggaattttggattgatgatttgataaCGTCTTGGGTAGATAATCTTGTGGATGGCACTGTGGACGAGTTTAAGATTCTTGTTTTAAGGCTTATCCACAAAGAATTTGAGGGTGAACTAAACGAAAATAATTTGATAACAGTCGAAATCGGGGATGATTATGGCAAAGAAAGTGCTGCTTTAAATGGTCAATCAATTACAAACGAATGGAACAATGACTGGGGGAAGCATGATGTTTGGGAAGCTGATGGAGATAAGGATGGTGATGGCGACTGTACTGATAAGAAGGAGGTGGAAGGGAAACTGGACCAAAGCGATCTTGGATTAGAACTCGAAGATGATGGTGGCTGGGATGTGGATGAGGAGCTAGACTTGGATTCTATTTCAGAAGCTAgtcaaaaaggaaaagcaaaaattgatgatgacgattGGGGCGCATGGGAGGAAGAAGTGGACTTGGAACTTGACGATGCTACCTCGAGAAACTTAAATAAAACTACATTCAAGTATTCCCCTTTAGTTTTACATTTACTGAAAGTTATTGAGAGGTATATGATGAATTATACTAGTTTGAAAGAGCTTGGAGTTAGTGAAGATCAAGTAGAAGATTCAAAGGCATTATTCAAACAGGGTTTAAAGAAACTGTGCACTTCTTATTTTATGATGATAGAATCGCAGCTATTTACTACATACAAGAATAgtgttttattttataatgatttcaacaagttaCTAGAAGAATGTGGCAGGGTTTatgatattgatttcaCAAATTGTCATAAGATGAATTTATCATTCATTAACGAGTATGTTAACGATAAAATCCTGCTATTGGTTAAAGTGCTTGATGATTATGCGCTGACTATTTGGAATGATGATGAGCTTGATAACggtgaaaaattggaaggGTATTCGAAGGAATTTTTAATTAGATTTAATTCGCAATTTGACGAAGTATTTTTTGAGTTGTCAAAATTGAGTCATCTAAACAAGCAATTGGTTGTCAATACATTAATCACTATTACATTCCAAGTATCAAACAATATATGTAATAGGATAACATGTAGGAAGGATATCTCCTCCTTTGAATCCAACATACTCAGCAACATCATAGATTCCATCACCCAGCAACTTGAACAAAAGGTCAATACTATGGGTATTAAAGCTGAAGGAATCCAATCTTGGACAAAATTACAGCAAATCAAGTTGGTGCTATCAGCCAACCTTAAAGGTATCCTTGATGATTTTTACGATGCTAAGTTTTACGAGCTTGAAACTCATGAATTAGTGTCCCTAATAAAAAGCCTATTTGTTGAAAGTCCACAACGAACTAGGACTATAACTGAAATACAATCAGCCAGGGAAACGcaaacatga
- a CDS encoding uncharacterized protein (PKUD0B02810; similar to Saccharomyces cerevisiae YGR047C (TFC4); ancestral locus Anc_1.88) — protein MTSPRSTSHNGADFDLDHFSKDQLRQLLDDDDYNEEALEFSDDNDDSINDGYSLNGEEEEEEEEQDDEDIDLQGDALEDADDDSELSDFEDSAESKQKRYQTLADLGFDNDDEAHDSNSDNDSDDEFTFRNALREARNFKVKRKRPKKRGGLAAMRRRMRRTELDPEVKLLLSQANEAFAMNELDKAIKIYKQVIKLDKNNFSAYKTLGEIYRMQNDVNRCSNIWLLAAHLNPGDVDFWKTVAELSVELGHFKQAIYCYRRAISASKGKDYDAIFSRACLYREVGKYKRASSGLLKIRSVLPSDSKIVRELAKVYVEEGRVNDAISLYTKILDDNVKYRKLVDKGESVTLENIIFDWSELNILSELYASKAAWVLGIKALRQVSRWIQEREEQTFWDENPNNDIEFDERRLDHPRFQKLKARDGSLDYSLPIDIRVQLGIFRLNNKQEEESLKHFSVLLDQPVEETPDLFFKVGMELESFGLFKEALEFLIPLSYHEEYNTYELVTTIARCLRETEDFENAKDTYIRLLEFDKDNVELKVALAECYFYLDDIEQANRLYRDAKLERLRERTKNEEHETRESILSEEEEEEDDLGFGQNDIGQTQAIIEDYPVKKKKKKRVKYTNDELKTMSLKSEIRVKKLYTKCSSILKQIEDLQTGDLTEVEEESLKVRTRVWIELVSDLITIFTMYKMFFPQDKLVAFNTRLRLRTAKLNIDQKLLRMKYLQTEIILTQQYSNDEIPEIGFKGLTYEQWYYVFVKYALLVAEFEKDTETATSVEEIIRHAIVFKEKELTTRLVGLSVGILTQDSQIIMNQTRGLMNEYQFASDSFRLYLASFIPNSEMEQKYADAPSQKFLLRQIKAFDYLKDPGNDAIVGKATITKTNVDLSKDHFTLNYIYASYLFMNKSYTSALVYLMKLYYSYPNNPELLFLLSLANLHRSVQRKTLNSSFQVLQGLSYMMEYIKTKDQSDPYYRMEALYNLGRYFNLLGLDHIAVVFYGRVLNIEVDDSAYDLKKEAAHNLYTIYNLNGNHAQAEAIMDEYLVI, from the coding sequence ATGACTAGCCCGAGGAGCACTTCACATAACGGAGCAGACTTTGATTTGGATCACTTTTCAAAGGATCAATTGCGCCAGTTACTAGATGACGATGATTACAATGAAGAAGCGTTGGAGTTTTCAGACGACAATGATGACTCTATTAACGATGGTTATTCATTAAAcggagaagaagaggaggaagaggaggagcaagatgatgaagatattgatctTCAAGGAGATGCCCTTGAAGATGCCGATGATGATTCGGAGCTGtctgattttgaagactCAGCTGAGAGTAAGCaaaaaagatatcaaaCCTTAGCTGACTTAGGGTTTGACAACGATGATGAAGCACACGATTCAAACAGTGATAATGATTCGGATGACGAATTCACTTTTAGGAACGCATTGCGTGAAGCtagaaatttcaaagtcaAGAGAAAGAGACCTAAAAAACGTGGCGGATTGGCAGCTATGAGGAGAAGGATGAGACGTACGGAGCTTGATCCCGAAGTAAAGTTACTCTTGTCACAAGCCAATGAAGCATTTGCAATGAACGAGCTGGATAAAGCAATAAAAATTTACAAACAAGTGATTAAATTAGATAAAAACAATTTTAGTGCATACAAAACTCTAGGTGAAATTTATCGTATGCAAAATGACGTCAATAGATGTTCAAATATCTGGCTATTGGCAGCTCATTTGAATCCCGGAGATGTTGACTTCTGGAAAACGGTAGCCGAGTTATCAGTTGAACTAGGTCATTTCAAACAAGCTATTTATTGCTACAGACGTGCCATCAGTGCAAGCAAAGGCAAAGATTATGACGCCATATTTTCACGTGCGTGTCTATATAGAGAAGTTGGAAAGTATAAGAGAGCCTCTAGCGGTTTGCTCAAGATTCGCTCTGTTTTGCCATCggattccaaaattgtTAGAGAATTGGCAAAAGTTTATGTTGAGGAAGGTAGAGTTAACGATGCAATCTCATTATATACGAAAATCTTAGATGACAATGTGAAATACAGAAAACTAGTTGATAAAGGAGAGTCAGTAACGTTGGAGAATATTATATTTGACTGGTCtgaattgaatattttatcAGAGTTGTATGCATCTAAAGCAGCATGGGTGTTAGGTATCAAGGCCTTGAGACAAGTATCTCGTTGGATTCaggaaagagaagaacAGACATTCTGGGATGAAAATCCAAATaatgatattgaatttgatgaaagaaGGCTAGATCATCCTCGAtttcaaaagttgaagGCAAGAGATGGCTCTTTAGATTATTCCCTCCCTATTGACATTAGGGTCCAGTTGGGAATTTTTAGGCTTAATAATAAGCAGGAAGAAGAGTCATTGAAgcatttttcagttttgtTGGACCAGCCTGTAGAAGAAACTCCggatttattttttaaagtGGGTATGGAGTTGGAAAGTTTTGGTTTGTTTAAGGAAGCTTTGGAGTTCTTGATCCCTTTGTCGTATCACGAGGAATACAATACGTATGAACTGGTGACTACTATAGCGAGATGTTTGAGAGAAACAgaagattttgagaatGCCAAGGATACTTATATCAGACTTCTCGAATTTGATAAGGATAATGTTGAACTGAAGGTTGCTCTTGCAGAatgttatttttatctAGATGATATCGAACAAGCCAACAGGCTGTATAGAGATGCGAAGTTGGAAAGATTGAGGGagagaacaaaaaatgaGGAGCATGAGACCAGAGAATCCATTTTGAgtgaagaggaggaagaagaggatgatCTAGGATTTGGACAAAATGATATTGGTCAAACACAAGCTATTATTGAAGACTATCCGGttaaaaagaagaagaagaaaagggTAAAATATACGAACGACGAACTCAAGACAATGTCATTGAAATCTGAGATTCGAGTTAAAAAATTGTACACAAAATGTTCAAGCATCTTAAAGCAAATCGAAGATCTACAAACGGGAGATCTAACCGAAGTGGAAGAGGAATCACTAAAGGTTAGAACTAGGGTTTGGATTGAACTTGTTTCCGATTTAATCACAATATTTACCATGtacaaaatgttttttCCTCAAGATAAGTTGGTTGCATTCAACACCAGACTACGGTTAAGAACGGCCAAACTAAATATCGATCAAAAGCTCTTGAGAATGAAATATTTGCAAACTGAAATTATCTTGACACAGCAATATTCTAATGACGAAATTCCTGAAATTGGGTTCAAGGGATTGACATATGAACAGTGGTACTATGTCTTTGTTAAATATGCCCTATTGGTGGCagaatttgagaaagaCACCGAAACTGCTACCTCCGTCGAAGAAATTATTCGACATGCAATTgtcttcaaagaaaaagaactaACCACCAGATTGGTGGGGCTTTCTGTTGGAATATTGACACAGGATTCCCAAATTATCATGAATCAAACTAGGGGTTTGATGAATGAGTATCAATTTGCAAGTGATTCATTCAGGCTATACCTTGCCAGCTTTATTCCAAATAGCGAGATGGAGCAGAAATACGCTGATGCACCCTCACAAAAGTTCTTATTGCGTCAAATCAAGGCGTTCGACTATTTAAAAGATCCTGGAAACGATGCTATTGTCGGAAAAGCTACCATCACTAAAACTAATGTTGATCTTTCTAAAGATCATTTCACTCTGAATTACATATACGCTTCCTATCTCTTTATGAATAAATCATACACGTCTGCCTTGGTGTACTTGATGAAACTTTATTACTCTTACCCAAATAATCCAGAATTGCTGTTTTTGCTATCATTAGCAAATCTTCACAGGTCAGTTCAAAGGAAGACCCTAAATTCTAGTTTTCAAGTTCTACAAGGTCTTTCTTATATGATGGAATATATAAAGACTAAAGACCAAAGTGATCCGTATTACAGAATGGAGGCACTATACAATTTAGGCCGATATTTTAACCTGTTAGGTCTTGACCATATAGCAGTTGTATTCTATGGACGtgttttgaatattgaaGTCGATGATTCGGCGTATGACCTAAAGAAGGAAGCTGCCCACAACCTCTATACGATATACAATCTCAACGGAAATCATGCACAAGCAGAAGCGATTATGGATGAATATCTGgttatttga
- a CDS encoding uncharacterized protein (PKUD0B02820; similar to Saccharomyces cerevisiae YGR048W (UFD1); ancestral locus Anc_1.89), translating into MMKDGANKDVANYGGKIFLPQSALHKLSMLNIRYPLLFKLSNTNTGKHTHSGVLEFTADEGRCYLPDWMMDTLGVSPGTVVKIETTDLAQGNFVKLEPQSVDFLEISDPKAVLENALRNFTTLTVGDIIELKYNNNVYKIKILEVKPESPLGGICVIETDLVTDFATPVGYVEPDYEKLKEENNKKKREQALSAPSLKGKGTMATKINYGKIIGSSKDNENKSFQGQGVKLSGKKVSDVLEKKFETEDLDLTGPVKPLELPPGYLFFGFPYKPYVDEFEAAEKERDSRETIVVFQGQGQSLRAKKRKDKNKGHIPSKNKVRSPEAIVIDSD; encoded by the coding sequence ATGATGAAAGATGGGGCAAACAAAGATGTTGCGAATTATGGTGGTAAGATATTCTTGCCTCAATCTGCATTACATAAATTATCCATGCTAAATATCAGATATCCATtattattcaaattatcaaatacTAATACAGGGAAACATACACATAGTGGTGTTTTGGAATTTACAGCAGATGAGGGAAGATGTTATTTACCGGATTGGATGATGGATACTCTTGGTGTTAGCCCAGGGACTGTAgtgaaaattgaaactaCAGACTTGGCCCAAGGTAATTTCGTTAAGCTAGAACCTCAGTCAGTCGATTTCTTAGAGATAAGTGATCCGAAGGCAGTGTTGGAGAATGCTTTACGAAATTTTACAACCTTAACTGTCGGTGATATCATTGAACTGAAATACAACAATAACGtttataaaataaaaattcTAGAGGTCAAACCAGAATCTCCGTTGGGGGGTATATGTGTTATTGAGACTGATTTAGTAACTGATTTTGCAACCCCTGTTGGGTATGTCGAGCCTGATTATGAAAAACTCAAGgaggaaaacaataaaaaaaagagagagcAAGCATTGTCTGCTCCATCTTTAAAGGGCAAAGGCACGATGGCAACGAAGATAAATTATGGAAAAATTATTGGGTCTTCGaaagataatgaaaacaaaagtttcCAAGGGCAAGGAGTAAAACTATCGGGTAAGAAAGTTAGTgatgttttggaaaaaaagtttgagactgaagatttggatttaACTGGTCCTGTAAAACCACTAGAGCTTCCTCCCGGTTATCTGTTTTTTGGTTTCCCGTACAAACCATATGTCgatgaatttgaagctGCGGAAAAGGAAAGAGACTCCAGAGAAACAATTGTTGTGTTTCAAGGCCAGGGGCAAAGTTTGAGGGCTAAGAAGCGGAAGGATAAAAACAAAGGGCATATACCtagcaaaaacaaagttCGATCTCCGGAAGCTATAGTTATCGATTCCGATTAA
- a CDS encoding uncharacterized protein (PKUD0B02830; similar to Saccharomyces cerevisiae YGL128C (CWC23); ancestral locus Anc_1.92) has protein sequence MDRSLENTIRLLLDSGKDAYDILEIDRNASNEVIRSAYRKKALKFHPDKNNGIDVNDRFKFVSLANIVLSNDIIRKEYDIEVEKRKISTENTNPSVHKFKSDLRNRESRYKAEQQEQYVLRQQAVNLSDRFDDYLKHTSTYPSINHEKNRDRACKIVSVKWKNKVVFDENLLSKLMGVFGPVENVTTNPGNKVEDNYHYAKVEFKSSVGASLAATHDYSVTTDHWNHLNLRKVSSLLRSATLLEAYDNQLENENPSELSYLDYISYSILARA, from the coding sequence ATGGACCGTTCTTTAGAAAACACAATCCGATTACTCTTGGATTCTGGAAAAGATGCATACGACATTTTGGAAATCGATAGGAATGCTTCGAATGAGGTGATTAGGTCTGCATATAGAAAGAAGGCTTTAAAGTTTCATCCGGATAAGAATAATGGAATTGATGTTAATGATCGATTTAAATTTGTCAGTCTTGCAAATATAGTACTATCGAATGATATCATTCGAAAAGAATATGACATAGAAGtggaaaagagaaaaatctCAACAGAGAATACGAACCCTTCAGTTCACAAGTTTAAATCTGATTTGAGGAATAGAGAATCACGGTATAAGGCTGAGCAGCAGGAGCAGTATGTTTTACGCCAGCAGGCGGTGAATTTGTCAGACCGGTTTGATGATTATTTGAAACATACTAGTACGTATCCTTCGATTAATCACGAGAAAAATCGAGATAGAGCCTGTAAGATAGTATCTGTCAAGTGGAAAAATAAAGTGGTTTTTGATGAGAACTTATTAAGTAAACTTATGGGAGTTTTTGGTCCCGTAGAAAATGTAACAACAAATCCTGGGAATAAGGTGGAAGATAATTATCACTATGCAAAAGTTGAATTCAAGTCATCAGTTGGAGCGTCTCTTGCAGCAACGCATGACTATTCGGTAACCACAGACCATTGGAACCACCTCAATCTACGCAAGGTATCTAGTCTCTTGAGAAGTGCCACATTGCTAGAAGCGTATGATAACcaattagaaaatgaaaatccgTCAGAATTATCATACCTTGATTACATCTCATACAGTATTTTAGCAAGAGCTTAA